The following nucleotide sequence is from Solidesulfovibrio carbinolicus.
CACACCGGCGCGCGCCTGGGCGAGGTGCTGGCCATAAACGACCGCGCCGACGTCAACCTGGAGAGCCTGTCGGTGATGCTGGGCGGCGGCGAGGATGGACCGGGCCGCGAGGTCCAGATTCCGGCCGAACTGGGCGAGGCCCTGGCCGCCGTTTTTGACCACCCGGCCTACGCCGGGCTTCGCGGCGCCCTGTTTCGCCTGGACCAGGGCCATGTGCGCCGCAAGTTCTACGAGCGGGCCGAGGAATGCGGTTTCACCAAGGAGCTCGTCAACCCGAGCACCATCCGCCGGTCCCGGGCCGTGGAGCTCTTGCGCGACGACGTGCCCCTGCCCGTGGTCCAGCGCATCCTGGGCCATTCCACGGCCGACCTCACGGCCGCCTTTCTCCATCTGCCCGAAGACCAGCGGCGCAAGGTCGAACGCCAAGTGCTCACCCGGGAAACCCGGCGCACCAGCGCCCGAAACGCCTTTTTCGGCCGGGTGGCCCGCATCCAGCGCGGCGACATCCAGTCCATTGTTACTGTGGAGAGCCTGGGCGGCCATGCCGTCAACGCCATCATCACCAACGAAAGCCTCAAAAACCTCGGCATCACCGAAGGCAGCTTCGTCACGGCCGAGATCAAGGCTCCGTGGGTGGTGCTGGAAGCCTGCACGGACATGCCCCGGTCCACGGCCGGCAACCGGTTCCAGGGCGAGGTGGAGCTTTTACGCCTGGGCGAGCTGACCAGCGAGGCCATCGTGGCCCTGTCCGACGGCACGCGCCTGTGCGCCGTGGTCACCACCCAAAGCGCCCGGGATCTGGAACTGCACGAAGGGCAAAAAGTCTGGGCTC
It contains:
- a CDS encoding TOBE domain-containing protein: MNEPKNAETGGKRFRAARIFSVPDDVKFLDTLELTRLSEAFSAWTARAGRPDVAVSRNRVRLIFLMLRHTGARLGEVLAINDRADVNLESLSVMLGGGEDGPGREVQIPAELGEALAAVFDHPAYAGLRGALFRLDQGHVRRKFYERAEECGFTKELVNPSTIRRSRAVELLRDDVPLPVVQRILGHSTADLTAAFLHLPEDQRRKVERQVLTRETRRTSARNAFFGRVARIQRGDIQSIVTVESLGGHAVNAIITNESLKNLGITEGSFVTAEIKAPWVVLEACTDMPRSTAGNRFQGEVELLRLGELTSEAIVALSDGTRLCAVVTTQSARDLELHEGQKVWALFTAFAVVLHME